One Festucalex cinctus isolate MCC-2025b chromosome 1, RoL_Fcin_1.0, whole genome shotgun sequence genomic region harbors:
- the rabep2 gene encoding rab GTPase-binding effector protein 2 isoform X2 → MELSDERMSSKREDTEAILQAQLVECQAQVEHWQGVATVCELSKREELAELQKQCDQEIQSLQEALRETAAQYEARIAALLEGRRSSCQNQGSGKKGKMDAEVIINDSQTSPDRLHCQQIDPELVPEAEAPPINSEGYFSLRNCDTASLSSFSIDTPSLPRKLHAQEDTDSLVSTGTLVPEAIYLPPAGHRLVTHSDWDALNAQVSELRGEVTRLLEAKEELEKELDTQTNHTHKQVSVLQSQFQSSEALLQELQKSLSQSQTTVQSRLSELSLSQRKVCSELSRLKGETVEDEVTGSTSSLPASRQAAHCEERLRIEIVNLREQLDIRAEENEVLEVQFSSLKTETERIEAQKDQFQDELLACRTELEALRVALSHVQGNNKVLDGDNVALHEQCLELRSQVISLRSQLDTSQTVQRDFVQLSQSLQVKLELIRQAESFEQVREILEEGISEDDSSPADVY, encoded by the exons atgGAGTTGTCTGACGAAAGGATGAGCTCAAAGAGAGAAGACACAG AAGCAATCCTTCAGGCACAACTGGTGGAGTGTCAAGCTCAGGTTGAACACTGGCAGGGTGTGGCGACCGTCTGTGAACTGAGCAAACGGGAGGAACTGGCAGAGCTGCAAAAACAATGTGATCAAGAGATCCAGTCTCTTCAAGAGGCTCTCAGGG AGACAGCAGCGCAGTATGAGGCCAGGATAGCCGCTCTACTTGAGGGGAGGAGATCTAGTTGCCAGAATCAG GGGAGTGGAAAAAAGGGCAAAATGGATGCAGAGGTCATCATTAATGACTCCCAGACATCACCAGACAGGTTACACTGCCAACAAATAGACCCTGAACTTGTACCAGAGGCAGAAGCCCCGCCCATTAATAGCGAAGGATATTTTTCACTGCGGAACTGCGACACAGCCTCGTTGTCCTCGTTCTCCATCGACACACCCTCCTTACCTAGAAAGCTTCACGCTCAGGAAGACACAGACTCTCTGGTCTCAACAGGAACTCTGGTGCCGGAAGCCATCTACCTGCCGCCAGCTGGCCACCGGCTAGTCACCCATAGCGACTGGGATGCACTCAATGCTCAG GTGTCAGAGTTGCGAGGGGAGGTGACTCGACTCCTGGAAGCGAAGGAGGAACTGGAGAAAGAACTGGACACACAgaccaaccacacacacaaacag GTGTCAGTGCTCCAGTCTCAGTTCCAGTCGTCGGAGGCCCTTCTTCAGGAATTACAGAAATCCCTTAGCCAGTCACAAACTACAGTCCAGAGTCGACTG TCCGAGCTGTCACTGTCCCAGAGGAAGGTGTGCAGTGAGCTGTCCAGGTTGAAAGGGGAGACGGTCGAGGATGAGGTAACAGGCTCCACGTCATCACTGCCAGCGTCACGGCAG GCAGCACACTGTGAGGAGCGCCTCCGTATTGAGATCGTCAACCTGAGGGAGCAGCTTGACATCCGAGCAGAGGAGAATG AAGTTCTAGAAG TGCAGTTTTCCAGCTTAAAAACAGAGACGGAGAGGATCGAGGCACAGAAGGATCAGTTTCAGGACGAGTTGTTAGCCTGCCGCACTGAACTCGAGGCCCTGCGGGTGGCGCTCTCTCACGTGCAGGGCAACAACAAAGTGCTGGATGGCGATAAT GTGGCCTTACACGAGCAATGTCTGGAACTGCGCAGCCAAGTGATCAGCCTGCGCTCTCAGCTCGACACCAGCCAGACTGTCCAGAGAGACTTTGTCCAGCTCTCTCAGTCATTGCAG
- the rabep2 gene encoding rab GTPase-binding effector protein 2 isoform X5, which produces MELSDERMSSKREDTEAILQAQLVECQAQVEHWQGVATVCELSKREELAELQKQCDQEIQSLQEALRETAAQYEARIAALLEGRRSSCQNQGSGKKGKMDAEVIINDSQTSPDRLHCQQIDPELVPEAEAPPINSEGYFSLRNCDTASLSSFSIDTPSLPRKLHAQEDTDSLVSTGTLVPEAIYLPPAGHRLVTHSDWDALNAQVSELRGEVTRLLEAKEELEKELDTQTNHTHKQVSVLQSQFQSSEALLQELQKSLSQSQTTVQSRLSELSLSQRKVCSELSRLKGETVEDEAAHCEERLRIEIVNLREQLDIRAEENEVLEVQFSSLKTETERIEAQKDQFQDELLACRTELEALRVALSHVQGNNKVLDGDNVALHEQCLELRSQVISLRSQLDTSQTVQRDFVQLSQSLQVKLELIRQAESFEQVREILEEGISEDDSSPADVY; this is translated from the exons atgGAGTTGTCTGACGAAAGGATGAGCTCAAAGAGAGAAGACACAG AAGCAATCCTTCAGGCACAACTGGTGGAGTGTCAAGCTCAGGTTGAACACTGGCAGGGTGTGGCGACCGTCTGTGAACTGAGCAAACGGGAGGAACTGGCAGAGCTGCAAAAACAATGTGATCAAGAGATCCAGTCTCTTCAAGAGGCTCTCAGGG AGACAGCAGCGCAGTATGAGGCCAGGATAGCCGCTCTACTTGAGGGGAGGAGATCTAGTTGCCAGAATCAG GGGAGTGGAAAAAAGGGCAAAATGGATGCAGAGGTCATCATTAATGACTCCCAGACATCACCAGACAGGTTACACTGCCAACAAATAGACCCTGAACTTGTACCAGAGGCAGAAGCCCCGCCCATTAATAGCGAAGGATATTTTTCACTGCGGAACTGCGACACAGCCTCGTTGTCCTCGTTCTCCATCGACACACCCTCCTTACCTAGAAAGCTTCACGCTCAGGAAGACACAGACTCTCTGGTCTCAACAGGAACTCTGGTGCCGGAAGCCATCTACCTGCCGCCAGCTGGCCACCGGCTAGTCACCCATAGCGACTGGGATGCACTCAATGCTCAG GTGTCAGAGTTGCGAGGGGAGGTGACTCGACTCCTGGAAGCGAAGGAGGAACTGGAGAAAGAACTGGACACACAgaccaaccacacacacaaacag GTGTCAGTGCTCCAGTCTCAGTTCCAGTCGTCGGAGGCCCTTCTTCAGGAATTACAGAAATCCCTTAGCCAGTCACAAACTACAGTCCAGAGTCGACTG TCCGAGCTGTCACTGTCCCAGAGGAAGGTGTGCAGTGAGCTGTCCAGGTTGAAAGGGGAGACGGTCGAGGATGAG GCAGCACACTGTGAGGAGCGCCTCCGTATTGAGATCGTCAACCTGAGGGAGCAGCTTGACATCCGAGCAGAGGAGAATG AAGTTCTAGAAG TGCAGTTTTCCAGCTTAAAAACAGAGACGGAGAGGATCGAGGCACAGAAGGATCAGTTTCAGGACGAGTTGTTAGCCTGCCGCACTGAACTCGAGGCCCTGCGGGTGGCGCTCTCTCACGTGCAGGGCAACAACAAAGTGCTGGATGGCGATAAT GTGGCCTTACACGAGCAATGTCTGGAACTGCGCAGCCAAGTGATCAGCCTGCGCTCTCAGCTCGACACCAGCCAGACTGTCCAGAGAGACTTTGTCCAGCTCTCTCAGTCATTGCAG
- the rabep2 gene encoding rab GTPase-binding effector protein 2 isoform X4 produces MELSDERMSSKREDTEAILQAQLVECQAQVEHWQGVATVCELSKREELAELQKQCDQEIQSLQEALRETAAQYEARIAALLEGRRSSCQNQGSGKKGKMDAEVIINDSQTSPDRLHCQQIDPELVPEAEAPPINSEGYFSLRNCDTASLSSFSIDTPSLPRKLHAQEDTDSLVSTGTLVPEAIYLPPAGHRLVTHSDWDALNAQVSELRGEVTRLLEAKEELEKELDTQTNHTHKQVSVLQSQFQSSEALLQELQKSLSQSQTTVQSRLSELSLSQRKVCSELSRLKGETVEDEQAAHCEERLRIEIVNLREQLDIRAEENEVLEVQFSSLKTETERIEAQKDQFQDELLACRTELEALRVALSHVQGNNKVLDGDNVALHEQCLELRSQVISLRSQLDTSQTVQRDFVQLSQSLQVKLELIRQAESFEQVREILEEGISEDDSSPADVY; encoded by the exons atgGAGTTGTCTGACGAAAGGATGAGCTCAAAGAGAGAAGACACAG AAGCAATCCTTCAGGCACAACTGGTGGAGTGTCAAGCTCAGGTTGAACACTGGCAGGGTGTGGCGACCGTCTGTGAACTGAGCAAACGGGAGGAACTGGCAGAGCTGCAAAAACAATGTGATCAAGAGATCCAGTCTCTTCAAGAGGCTCTCAGGG AGACAGCAGCGCAGTATGAGGCCAGGATAGCCGCTCTACTTGAGGGGAGGAGATCTAGTTGCCAGAATCAG GGGAGTGGAAAAAAGGGCAAAATGGATGCAGAGGTCATCATTAATGACTCCCAGACATCACCAGACAGGTTACACTGCCAACAAATAGACCCTGAACTTGTACCAGAGGCAGAAGCCCCGCCCATTAATAGCGAAGGATATTTTTCACTGCGGAACTGCGACACAGCCTCGTTGTCCTCGTTCTCCATCGACACACCCTCCTTACCTAGAAAGCTTCACGCTCAGGAAGACACAGACTCTCTGGTCTCAACAGGAACTCTGGTGCCGGAAGCCATCTACCTGCCGCCAGCTGGCCACCGGCTAGTCACCCATAGCGACTGGGATGCACTCAATGCTCAG GTGTCAGAGTTGCGAGGGGAGGTGACTCGACTCCTGGAAGCGAAGGAGGAACTGGAGAAAGAACTGGACACACAgaccaaccacacacacaaacag GTGTCAGTGCTCCAGTCTCAGTTCCAGTCGTCGGAGGCCCTTCTTCAGGAATTACAGAAATCCCTTAGCCAGTCACAAACTACAGTCCAGAGTCGACTG TCCGAGCTGTCACTGTCCCAGAGGAAGGTGTGCAGTGAGCTGTCCAGGTTGAAAGGGGAGACGGTCGAGGATGAG CAGGCAGCACACTGTGAGGAGCGCCTCCGTATTGAGATCGTCAACCTGAGGGAGCAGCTTGACATCCGAGCAGAGGAGAATG AAGTTCTAGAAG TGCAGTTTTCCAGCTTAAAAACAGAGACGGAGAGGATCGAGGCACAGAAGGATCAGTTTCAGGACGAGTTGTTAGCCTGCCGCACTGAACTCGAGGCCCTGCGGGTGGCGCTCTCTCACGTGCAGGGCAACAACAAAGTGCTGGATGGCGATAAT GTGGCCTTACACGAGCAATGTCTGGAACTGCGCAGCCAAGTGATCAGCCTGCGCTCTCAGCTCGACACCAGCCAGACTGTCCAGAGAGACTTTGTCCAGCTCTCTCAGTCATTGCAG
- the rabep2 gene encoding rab GTPase-binding effector protein 2 isoform X1, translating into MELSDERMSSKREDTEAILQAQLVECQAQVEHWQGVATVCELSKREELAELQKQCDQEIQSLQEALRETAAQYEARIAALLEGRRSSCQNQGSGKKGKMDAEVIINDSQTSPDRLHCQQIDPELVPEAEAPPINSEGYFSLRNCDTASLSSFSIDTPSLPRKLHAQEDTDSLVSTGTLVPEAIYLPPAGHRLVTHSDWDALNAQVSELRGEVTRLLEAKEELEKELDTQTNHTHKQVSVLQSQFQSSEALLQELQKSLSQSQTTVQSRLSELSLSQRKVCSELSRLKGETVEDEVTGSTSSLPASRQQAAHCEERLRIEIVNLREQLDIRAEENEVLEVQFSSLKTETERIEAQKDQFQDELLACRTELEALRVALSHVQGNNKVLDGDNVALHEQCLELRSQVISLRSQLDTSQTVQRDFVQLSQSLQVKLELIRQAESFEQVREILEEGISEDDSSPADVY; encoded by the exons atgGAGTTGTCTGACGAAAGGATGAGCTCAAAGAGAGAAGACACAG AAGCAATCCTTCAGGCACAACTGGTGGAGTGTCAAGCTCAGGTTGAACACTGGCAGGGTGTGGCGACCGTCTGTGAACTGAGCAAACGGGAGGAACTGGCAGAGCTGCAAAAACAATGTGATCAAGAGATCCAGTCTCTTCAAGAGGCTCTCAGGG AGACAGCAGCGCAGTATGAGGCCAGGATAGCCGCTCTACTTGAGGGGAGGAGATCTAGTTGCCAGAATCAG GGGAGTGGAAAAAAGGGCAAAATGGATGCAGAGGTCATCATTAATGACTCCCAGACATCACCAGACAGGTTACACTGCCAACAAATAGACCCTGAACTTGTACCAGAGGCAGAAGCCCCGCCCATTAATAGCGAAGGATATTTTTCACTGCGGAACTGCGACACAGCCTCGTTGTCCTCGTTCTCCATCGACACACCCTCCTTACCTAGAAAGCTTCACGCTCAGGAAGACACAGACTCTCTGGTCTCAACAGGAACTCTGGTGCCGGAAGCCATCTACCTGCCGCCAGCTGGCCACCGGCTAGTCACCCATAGCGACTGGGATGCACTCAATGCTCAG GTGTCAGAGTTGCGAGGGGAGGTGACTCGACTCCTGGAAGCGAAGGAGGAACTGGAGAAAGAACTGGACACACAgaccaaccacacacacaaacag GTGTCAGTGCTCCAGTCTCAGTTCCAGTCGTCGGAGGCCCTTCTTCAGGAATTACAGAAATCCCTTAGCCAGTCACAAACTACAGTCCAGAGTCGACTG TCCGAGCTGTCACTGTCCCAGAGGAAGGTGTGCAGTGAGCTGTCCAGGTTGAAAGGGGAGACGGTCGAGGATGAGGTAACAGGCTCCACGTCATCACTGCCAGCGTCACGGCAG CAGGCAGCACACTGTGAGGAGCGCCTCCGTATTGAGATCGTCAACCTGAGGGAGCAGCTTGACATCCGAGCAGAGGAGAATG AAGTTCTAGAAG TGCAGTTTTCCAGCTTAAAAACAGAGACGGAGAGGATCGAGGCACAGAAGGATCAGTTTCAGGACGAGTTGTTAGCCTGCCGCACTGAACTCGAGGCCCTGCGGGTGGCGCTCTCTCACGTGCAGGGCAACAACAAAGTGCTGGATGGCGATAAT GTGGCCTTACACGAGCAATGTCTGGAACTGCGCAGCCAAGTGATCAGCCTGCGCTCTCAGCTCGACACCAGCCAGACTGTCCAGAGAGACTTTGTCCAGCTCTCTCAGTCATTGCAG
- the rabep2 gene encoding rab GTPase-binding effector protein 2 isoform X3, producing MELSDERMSSKREDTEAILQAQLVECQAQVEHWQGVATVCELSKREELAELQKQCDQEIQSLQEALRETAAQYEARIAALLEGRRSSCQNQGSGKKGKMDAEVIINDSQTSPDRLHCQQIDPELVPEAEAPPINSEGYFSLRNCDTASLSSFSIDTPSLPRKLHAQEDTDSLVSTGTLVPEAIYLPPAGHRLVTHSDWDALNAQVSELRGEVTRLLEAKEELEKELDTQTNHTHKQVSVLQSQFQSSEALLQELQKSLSQSQTTVQSRLSELSLSQRKVCSELSRLKGETVEDEVTGSTSSLPASRQQAAHCEERLRIEIVNLREQLDIRAEENVQFSSLKTETERIEAQKDQFQDELLACRTELEALRVALSHVQGNNKVLDGDNVALHEQCLELRSQVISLRSQLDTSQTVQRDFVQLSQSLQVKLELIRQAESFEQVREILEEGISEDDSSPADVY from the exons atgGAGTTGTCTGACGAAAGGATGAGCTCAAAGAGAGAAGACACAG AAGCAATCCTTCAGGCACAACTGGTGGAGTGTCAAGCTCAGGTTGAACACTGGCAGGGTGTGGCGACCGTCTGTGAACTGAGCAAACGGGAGGAACTGGCAGAGCTGCAAAAACAATGTGATCAAGAGATCCAGTCTCTTCAAGAGGCTCTCAGGG AGACAGCAGCGCAGTATGAGGCCAGGATAGCCGCTCTACTTGAGGGGAGGAGATCTAGTTGCCAGAATCAG GGGAGTGGAAAAAAGGGCAAAATGGATGCAGAGGTCATCATTAATGACTCCCAGACATCACCAGACAGGTTACACTGCCAACAAATAGACCCTGAACTTGTACCAGAGGCAGAAGCCCCGCCCATTAATAGCGAAGGATATTTTTCACTGCGGAACTGCGACACAGCCTCGTTGTCCTCGTTCTCCATCGACACACCCTCCTTACCTAGAAAGCTTCACGCTCAGGAAGACACAGACTCTCTGGTCTCAACAGGAACTCTGGTGCCGGAAGCCATCTACCTGCCGCCAGCTGGCCACCGGCTAGTCACCCATAGCGACTGGGATGCACTCAATGCTCAG GTGTCAGAGTTGCGAGGGGAGGTGACTCGACTCCTGGAAGCGAAGGAGGAACTGGAGAAAGAACTGGACACACAgaccaaccacacacacaaacag GTGTCAGTGCTCCAGTCTCAGTTCCAGTCGTCGGAGGCCCTTCTTCAGGAATTACAGAAATCCCTTAGCCAGTCACAAACTACAGTCCAGAGTCGACTG TCCGAGCTGTCACTGTCCCAGAGGAAGGTGTGCAGTGAGCTGTCCAGGTTGAAAGGGGAGACGGTCGAGGATGAGGTAACAGGCTCCACGTCATCACTGCCAGCGTCACGGCAG CAGGCAGCACACTGTGAGGAGCGCCTCCGTATTGAGATCGTCAACCTGAGGGAGCAGCTTGACATCCGAGCAGAGGAGAATG TGCAGTTTTCCAGCTTAAAAACAGAGACGGAGAGGATCGAGGCACAGAAGGATCAGTTTCAGGACGAGTTGTTAGCCTGCCGCACTGAACTCGAGGCCCTGCGGGTGGCGCTCTCTCACGTGCAGGGCAACAACAAAGTGCTGGATGGCGATAAT GTGGCCTTACACGAGCAATGTCTGGAACTGCGCAGCCAAGTGATCAGCCTGCGCTCTCAGCTCGACACCAGCCAGACTGTCCAGAGAGACTTTGTCCAGCTCTCTCAGTCATTGCAG
- the rabep2 gene encoding rab GTPase-binding effector protein 2 isoform X6, translated as MELSDERMSSKREDTEAILQAQLVECQAQVEHWQGVATVCELSKREELAELQKQCDQEIQSLQEALRETAAQYEARIAALLEGRRSSCQNQGSGKKGKMDAEVIINDSQTSPDRLHCQQIDPELVPEAEAPPINSEGYFSLRNCDTASLSSFSIDTPSLPRKLHAQEDTDSLVSTGTLVPEAIYLPPAGHRLVTHSDWDALNAQVSELRGEVTRLLEAKEELEKELDTQTNHTHKQVSVLQSQFQSSEALLQELQKSLSQSQTTVQSRLSELSLSQRKVCSELSRLKGETVEDEQAAHCEERLRIEIVNLREQLDIRAEENVQFSSLKTETERIEAQKDQFQDELLACRTELEALRVALSHVQGNNKVLDGDNVALHEQCLELRSQVISLRSQLDTSQTVQRDFVQLSQSLQVKLELIRQAESFEQVREILEEGISEDDSSPADVY; from the exons atgGAGTTGTCTGACGAAAGGATGAGCTCAAAGAGAGAAGACACAG AAGCAATCCTTCAGGCACAACTGGTGGAGTGTCAAGCTCAGGTTGAACACTGGCAGGGTGTGGCGACCGTCTGTGAACTGAGCAAACGGGAGGAACTGGCAGAGCTGCAAAAACAATGTGATCAAGAGATCCAGTCTCTTCAAGAGGCTCTCAGGG AGACAGCAGCGCAGTATGAGGCCAGGATAGCCGCTCTACTTGAGGGGAGGAGATCTAGTTGCCAGAATCAG GGGAGTGGAAAAAAGGGCAAAATGGATGCAGAGGTCATCATTAATGACTCCCAGACATCACCAGACAGGTTACACTGCCAACAAATAGACCCTGAACTTGTACCAGAGGCAGAAGCCCCGCCCATTAATAGCGAAGGATATTTTTCACTGCGGAACTGCGACACAGCCTCGTTGTCCTCGTTCTCCATCGACACACCCTCCTTACCTAGAAAGCTTCACGCTCAGGAAGACACAGACTCTCTGGTCTCAACAGGAACTCTGGTGCCGGAAGCCATCTACCTGCCGCCAGCTGGCCACCGGCTAGTCACCCATAGCGACTGGGATGCACTCAATGCTCAG GTGTCAGAGTTGCGAGGGGAGGTGACTCGACTCCTGGAAGCGAAGGAGGAACTGGAGAAAGAACTGGACACACAgaccaaccacacacacaaacag GTGTCAGTGCTCCAGTCTCAGTTCCAGTCGTCGGAGGCCCTTCTTCAGGAATTACAGAAATCCCTTAGCCAGTCACAAACTACAGTCCAGAGTCGACTG TCCGAGCTGTCACTGTCCCAGAGGAAGGTGTGCAGTGAGCTGTCCAGGTTGAAAGGGGAGACGGTCGAGGATGAG CAGGCAGCACACTGTGAGGAGCGCCTCCGTATTGAGATCGTCAACCTGAGGGAGCAGCTTGACATCCGAGCAGAGGAGAATG TGCAGTTTTCCAGCTTAAAAACAGAGACGGAGAGGATCGAGGCACAGAAGGATCAGTTTCAGGACGAGTTGTTAGCCTGCCGCACTGAACTCGAGGCCCTGCGGGTGGCGCTCTCTCACGTGCAGGGCAACAACAAAGTGCTGGATGGCGATAAT GTGGCCTTACACGAGCAATGTCTGGAACTGCGCAGCCAAGTGATCAGCCTGCGCTCTCAGCTCGACACCAGCCAGACTGTCCAGAGAGACTTTGTCCAGCTCTCTCAGTCATTGCAG
- the rabep2 gene encoding rab GTPase-binding effector protein 2 isoform X7, translating into MELSDERMSSKREDTETAAQYEARIAALLEGRRSSCQNQGSGKKGKMDAEVIINDSQTSPDRLHCQQIDPELVPEAEAPPINSEGYFSLRNCDTASLSSFSIDTPSLPRKLHAQEDTDSLVSTGTLVPEAIYLPPAGHRLVTHSDWDALNAQVSELRGEVTRLLEAKEELEKELDTQTNHTHKQVSVLQSQFQSSEALLQELQKSLSQSQTTVQSRLSELSLSQRKVCSELSRLKGETVEDEVTGSTSSLPASRQQAAHCEERLRIEIVNLREQLDIRAEENEVLEVQFSSLKTETERIEAQKDQFQDELLACRTELEALRVALSHVQGNNKVLDGDNVALHEQCLELRSQVISLRSQLDTSQTVQRDFVQLSQSLQVKLELIRQAESFEQVREILEEGISEDDSSPADVY; encoded by the exons atgGAGTTGTCTGACGAAAGGATGAGCTCAAAGAGAGAAGACACAG AGACAGCAGCGCAGTATGAGGCCAGGATAGCCGCTCTACTTGAGGGGAGGAGATCTAGTTGCCAGAATCAG GGGAGTGGAAAAAAGGGCAAAATGGATGCAGAGGTCATCATTAATGACTCCCAGACATCACCAGACAGGTTACACTGCCAACAAATAGACCCTGAACTTGTACCAGAGGCAGAAGCCCCGCCCATTAATAGCGAAGGATATTTTTCACTGCGGAACTGCGACACAGCCTCGTTGTCCTCGTTCTCCATCGACACACCCTCCTTACCTAGAAAGCTTCACGCTCAGGAAGACACAGACTCTCTGGTCTCAACAGGAACTCTGGTGCCGGAAGCCATCTACCTGCCGCCAGCTGGCCACCGGCTAGTCACCCATAGCGACTGGGATGCACTCAATGCTCAG GTGTCAGAGTTGCGAGGGGAGGTGACTCGACTCCTGGAAGCGAAGGAGGAACTGGAGAAAGAACTGGACACACAgaccaaccacacacacaaacag GTGTCAGTGCTCCAGTCTCAGTTCCAGTCGTCGGAGGCCCTTCTTCAGGAATTACAGAAATCCCTTAGCCAGTCACAAACTACAGTCCAGAGTCGACTG TCCGAGCTGTCACTGTCCCAGAGGAAGGTGTGCAGTGAGCTGTCCAGGTTGAAAGGGGAGACGGTCGAGGATGAGGTAACAGGCTCCACGTCATCACTGCCAGCGTCACGGCAG CAGGCAGCACACTGTGAGGAGCGCCTCCGTATTGAGATCGTCAACCTGAGGGAGCAGCTTGACATCCGAGCAGAGGAGAATG AAGTTCTAGAAG TGCAGTTTTCCAGCTTAAAAACAGAGACGGAGAGGATCGAGGCACAGAAGGATCAGTTTCAGGACGAGTTGTTAGCCTGCCGCACTGAACTCGAGGCCCTGCGGGTGGCGCTCTCTCACGTGCAGGGCAACAACAAAGTGCTGGATGGCGATAAT GTGGCCTTACACGAGCAATGTCTGGAACTGCGCAGCCAAGTGATCAGCCTGCGCTCTCAGCTCGACACCAGCCAGACTGTCCAGAGAGACTTTGTCCAGCTCTCTCAGTCATTGCAG